The following are encoded in a window of Desulfobotulus pelophilus genomic DNA:
- a CDS encoding sigma-54-dependent transcriptional regulator: MMHRDSPGILIVEDEPHSRNAYRIILRQAGFDPIHLLDNGEEVLPFLETRQVACILLDLNLPGESGETLLPQILANYPHIPVVILTGASFVETAVRCMKQGAFDFITKPVEKERLLVGIRKALEVRDLAETTRRIHSGLGKQLKQPEAFAPIHTASPAMFSIFHYMEAVAPSSLPVLITGETGSGKELIARTLHRLSGRKGQFVALNIAGLDETLISDSLFGHQKGAFTHAALQRDGMVAQAAEGTLFLDEIGEMPLQTQIKLLRFLQEGDYLPLGADRPRRSTARILTATNRNPEEMKEGKHFRKDLFFRIAPHAIHLPPLRERKCDIPLLMDLFVKQAAKLLQRKIPEISESLVTAFQSYSFPGNIRELQGLLHDAVSRCDDDLLAPSCFSVLKGKPPIEPAEGNPSPHPLPMVPFPTLAMAENNLICLALHQEKGNQTRAAKLLGISRQTLNRKLRDNPQVRTCK, from the coding sequence ATGATGCACAGGGATTCTCCCGGAATTCTCATTGTCGAAGATGAGCCCCACAGCCGAAACGCCTACCGGATTATCCTCCGGCAGGCGGGTTTTGATCCCATCCATCTTCTGGATAATGGAGAAGAGGTCCTTCCCTTTCTTGAAACCCGGCAGGTGGCCTGCATTCTTCTTGATCTCAACCTTCCGGGGGAAAGCGGCGAAACCCTCTTACCCCAGATCCTTGCCAATTACCCCCACATCCCCGTGGTGATTCTTACGGGAGCCAGTTTTGTGGAAACCGCCGTACGATGCATGAAACAGGGAGCCTTTGACTTTATCACCAAACCCGTAGAAAAAGAGCGTCTCCTTGTGGGCATCCGGAAAGCCCTTGAAGTCCGGGATCTTGCGGAAACCACCCGCCGCATTCACAGCGGTCTGGGCAAACAGCTGAAACAACCGGAAGCCTTTGCTCCCATCCATACGGCAAGCCCTGCCATGTTCAGCATTTTCCACTATATGGAGGCAGTGGCCCCCTCTTCTCTCCCCGTACTGATCACTGGCGAAACAGGATCCGGAAAGGAACTCATCGCCCGCACCCTCCACAGACTCTCCGGGCGCAAGGGGCAGTTTGTGGCTCTGAACATTGCGGGTCTGGACGAAACCCTCATCTCAGACTCCCTTTTCGGACACCAAAAAGGGGCCTTCACCCATGCGGCCCTGCAGCGTGACGGTATGGTAGCCCAGGCGGCCGAGGGCACTCTTTTTCTGGACGAAATCGGAGAAATGCCCCTTCAGACCCAGATCAAACTCCTGCGCTTTCTTCAGGAAGGCGACTATCTGCCTCTGGGAGCGGACAGGCCCAGACGTTCCACTGCCCGTATTCTTACGGCCACCAACCGCAATCCGGAGGAAATGAAGGAAGGCAAGCATTTCCGTAAAGATCTTTTTTTCCGCATTGCTCCCCACGCCATCCATCTGCCCCCCCTGCGGGAAAGAAAATGCGACATTCCGCTTCTGATGGATCTTTTCGTAAAACAGGCCGCCAAGCTCCTGCAGCGGAAGATTCCAGAGATTTCTGAAAGCCTTGTCACAGCCTTTCAGTCCTATTCTTTCCCGGGCAATATTCGCGAGCTGCAGGGTTTGCTGCATGACGCGGTCAGCCGATGCGATGATGATCTTCTTGCCCCTTCCTGTTTTTCCGTACTGAAAGGGAAACCACCCATCGAGCCAGCAGAAGGCAACCCCTCACCCCATCCACTGCCCATGGTACCCTTTCCCACCCTGGCCATGGCAGAAAACAACCTGATCTGCCTGGCTCTGCATCAGGAAAAGGGCAACCAGACACGGGCGGCCAAACTGCTCGGTATCTCACGGCAGACCCTGAATCGAAAACTGCGTGACAACCCGCAAGTACGCACTTGTAAATAA
- a CDS encoding hybrid sensor histidine kinase/response regulator has product MKQAQDPPQEDSLHSLRQRLHEAEQELHMERRLRKNLEADQRFSNRVSYALLDAISDALLLIAPDGRILRINQVMCRWFQIPPSSHVENSMLWELIPPDKVLHRKKRVAAVVATGQPLHYEDHNDECYMAFSIWPVFNSSKKMTALFILGRDISEQKEAEAKARHQQEQLIQAAKMVALGTLVSGVAHEINNPTNFIMLNLPLIEDSWNAVIPILHRHFETHGDFDFGGLPYSEMKTYLPELFAGIRDGGRRIRNIVEDLKNFARQDDPDLSARVEINEVVRSGISLLGNLIRKQAPRFRVRYAENLPAIRGNTQKLEQVVINLIQNACQALTDRDQAIRVSTFHDRAAREVCIEIWDEGRGIPTHVLPHVHDPFYTTRRDQGGTGLGLSISDTIIREHGGRMDIQSVEGKGSVFTIHLPLRPPSLRKKILVVDDEKGIRALLCDMLRNNPHFDVHEADSGMAACLKLGSLKPDLLVLDLHMPDMNGIEVCEWVRTEPDLRDLSIIIVTGYESSAALERLRQLGVPDIFGKPIRMQKLEQTALRLLRLSEGDI; this is encoded by the coding sequence ATGAAACAGGCACAGGATCCCCCGCAGGAAGACTCCCTCCACTCCCTCAGGCAGCGGCTTCATGAAGCGGAACAAGAGCTTCATATGGAACGCAGGCTACGAAAAAACCTTGAAGCAGATCAGCGTTTCAGCAACCGGGTAAGCTATGCCCTGCTTGACGCCATCAGCGATGCCCTGCTGCTCATAGCGCCCGATGGCCGCATCCTCCGTATCAATCAGGTGATGTGCCGGTGGTTTCAGATTCCTCCGTCCAGCCATGTAGAAAACAGCATGCTCTGGGAGCTGATTCCCCCTGACAAAGTTCTTCACAGGAAAAAAAGGGTAGCTGCTGTGGTCGCAACGGGCCAGCCCCTGCACTATGAAGATCACAACGATGAATGCTACATGGCTTTTTCCATATGGCCGGTATTCAACTCCAGTAAAAAAATGACAGCGCTTTTTATTCTGGGCAGGGATATCAGCGAACAGAAAGAAGCGGAAGCCAAGGCCAGACATCAGCAGGAACAACTCATACAGGCCGCCAAAATGGTGGCTCTCGGTACCCTGGTTTCCGGTGTGGCCCATGAAATCAATAACCCTACCAACTTCATCATGCTCAACCTGCCCCTGATCGAAGATTCCTGGAACGCGGTCATTCCCATTCTGCACAGACATTTTGAGACCCACGGAGACTTTGATTTCGGCGGCCTTCCCTATTCAGAAATGAAAACCTACCTTCCGGAACTTTTTGCAGGCATCCGTGACGGAGGCCGCCGTATACGCAACATTGTGGAAGATCTGAAAAACTTTGCCCGCCAGGATGATCCGGACCTTTCCGCCAGAGTGGAGATCAATGAGGTAGTGCGCAGTGGCATCAGCCTTCTGGGAAACCTCATCCGTAAACAGGCTCCCCGTTTTCGGGTTCGCTATGCGGAAAACCTTCCCGCCATTCGCGGCAACACTCAGAAACTGGAACAGGTCGTCATCAATCTTATCCAGAATGCCTGCCAGGCACTCACGGACCGGGATCAGGCCATCCGTGTCAGCACATTCCATGACAGGGCCGCAAGGGAAGTCTGCATAGAAATATGGGATGAAGGAAGAGGCATTCCCACCCATGTACTGCCCCATGTTCATGATCCCTTTTACACTACCCGGAGAGATCAGGGAGGAACGGGCCTTGGGCTTTCCATTTCCGATACCATCATCCGGGAGCATGGAGGCCGCATGGACATTCAGAGCGTAGAAGGCAAGGGTTCTGTTTTTACCATTCACCTCCCCCTGAGGCCCCCTTCTCTGCGCAAAAAAATTCTTGTGGTGGATGATGAAAAGGGAATCCGCGCCCTGCTCTGCGACATGCTGAGAAACAATCCCCATTTTGATGTTCATGAGGCAGACTCAGGTATGGCTGCCTGCCTGAAACTGGGCTCACTGAAACCGGATCTTCTGGTACTGGATCTTCATATGCCGGACATGAACGGCATTGAGGTCTGCGAATGGGTCCGCACCGAACCGGATCTTCGGGATCTCTCCATCATTATTGTTACGGGCTATGAATCCAGCGCAGCCCTGGAACGCCTGCGCCAGCTCGGAGTTCCCGATATTTTTGGAAAACCCATCCGTATGCAGAAACTGGAACAGACGGCCCTGAGGCTTCTCAGGCTGAGTGAAGGAGACATATGA